Proteins found in one Roseovarius pelagicus genomic segment:
- a CDS encoding Ppx/GppA family phosphatase, whose translation MDASTDPGEPDSGPFGRALFDKPSARALRRVGVVDVGSNSVRLVVFDGAARSPAYFYNEKIMCGLGAGMSESGRLNPEGRVRALNAMKRFQRLSVGLETGPLTCVATAAVREAEDGPEFCREVEAATGLKLWVVDGREEARLSAQGVLLGWPGSYGLVCDIGGSSMELAEINGGHVGRRVTSPLGPLKLRDLKGGKKARRKYIQSVLGEMADQLGEQKNRLFLVGGSWRAIAKIDMERRGYPLHVLHEYRMKAKELRKTFQYIAGEDAEALRNRAGVSSARMALVPQATEVLNEVLHTFKPHDIAVSSYGIREGMLYEQMPQPLRDRDPLIEACRFMESKDARLPGFGKTLYQFIQPLYKSAQPERRRIIKAACLLHDVSWRAHPDYRAEVCFDNATRANLGGLRHSERVFLGLALLHRYSNNRAGTRFEELGALVDDKTQHEAEILGKAMRFGAMLWLKKDANLGEIRWFPKKRLLELRLTEDSAGLFGEVAEARFMSLASSLGAETKIGRLRSSDAQS comes from the coding sequence ATGGACGCGAGCACTGATCCGGGCGAGCCAGATAGCGGTCCCTTTGGCCGGGCGCTATTCGACAAGCCCTCGGCACGGGCATTACGTCGTGTTGGCGTGGTGGATGTTGGATCGAACTCTGTCCGACTGGTGGTGTTTGATGGCGCGGCACGCAGCCCCGCCTATTTCTACAACGAAAAGATCATGTGCGGCCTTGGCGCCGGCATGTCAGAGAGCGGGCGCCTTAACCCCGAAGGCCGGGTGCGTGCGCTGAACGCGATGAAGCGGTTTCAAAGACTGTCGGTCGGGTTGGAAACCGGGCCGTTGACCTGTGTTGCGACCGCTGCCGTTCGCGAGGCCGAAGACGGCCCGGAGTTCTGCCGCGAAGTCGAGGCCGCTACCGGCCTGAAGCTCTGGGTCGTCGATGGCCGGGAAGAGGCGCGTCTGTCTGCGCAGGGTGTGCTGCTGGGGTGGCCCGGCTCCTATGGGTTGGTCTGCGACATCGGTGGATCGTCGATGGAACTGGCAGAGATCAACGGCGGCCATGTCGGGCGGCGCGTCACATCCCCCCTCGGCCCGCTCAAACTGCGCGATCTGAAGGGCGGCAAAAAGGCACGCCGCAAATACATTCAATCCGTCCTAGGCGAGATGGCCGATCAATTGGGCGAACAGAAGAACCGGCTCTTTCTGGTGGGTGGTTCGTGGCGTGCGATCGCCAAGATCGACATGGAACGGCGCGGCTATCCGCTGCATGTGCTGCACGAGTACCGGATGAAGGCCAAGGAACTGCGCAAGACGTTTCAGTATATCGCGGGCGAGGACGCCGAGGCGCTGCGCAATCGCGCAGGTGTCTCATCGGCACGGATGGCGCTGGTGCCACAAGCAACCGAAGTGCTGAACGAAGTGCTGCACACGTTCAAGCCGCACGATATTGCAGTTTCCAGCTACGGTATCCGCGAGGGGATGCTCTATGAGCAGATGCCACAGCCGCTACGCGATCGCGACCCGTTGATCGAGGCGTGTCGGTTCATGGAATCCAAGGATGCCCGCCTGCCCGGCTTTGGCAAGACGCTCTATCAGTTCATCCAGCCGCTCTATAAGTCCGCACAGCCTGAACGCAGACGTATCATCAAGGCAGCCTGCCTGCTGCACGATGTCAGTTGGCGCGCGCATCCTGACTATCGCGCCGAAGTCTGTTTTGACAACGCCACACGCGCCAATCTGGGCGGATTGCGACATTCCGAACGGGTCTTTTTGGGGCTCGCTCTGTTGCACCGTTATTCCAACAACCGTGCTGGCACGCGGTTCGAGGAACTGGGCGCACTGGTGGACGACAAGACACAGCACGAGGCCGAAATTCTCGGCAAGGCGATGCGCTTTGGTGCGATGCTGTGGTTGAAAAAAGATGCCAATCTGGGCGAAATTCGCTGGTTTCCAAAGAAACGATTGCTGGAATTACGTCTAACCGAAGACTCGGCCGGTCTGTTTGGCGAAGTGGCCGAAGCACGCTTTATGTCGCTGGCCAGCTCGCTCGGGGCAGAGACGAAAATCGGGCGGTTGCGGTCGTCCGATGCACAGTCCTAA
- a CDS encoding endonuclease/exonuclease/phosphatase family protein, with protein sequence MRLASYNIEWFNALFDDDGQLLEDDGWSARYNVTRAQQITAIGIVMTALDADAVMIIEAPDHSGSRATVRALETFAEVMQLRARRALVGFANDTQQEIALLYDPDVLSAVHDPIGAETGKRGTHDAPRFDGVFRIDLDIDATEDLVRFSKPPLEVALRTHDGVAVRLIGVHLKSKAPHGAVDEAEVMRMAIANRRKQLAQAVWLRERIRGHLEAGEALIVMGDMNDGPGLDEYENLFGRSSVEIILGDGEARNLRLYDPHARGALEQKIGVAHTSARFYLAHRKRYMQALLDYIMVSPDLRARHPVWRIWHPFDDPKCWGNADLREALLTASDHFPVTLDIDLAS encoded by the coding sequence GTGAGGCTGGCAAGCTACAACATTGAATGGTTCAACGCGCTGTTTGATGATGATGGTCAATTGCTGGAGGATGATGGCTGGTCGGCGCGCTACAATGTGACGCGCGCCCAGCAGATCACTGCGATCGGTATCGTTATGACCGCGCTGGATGCGGATGCGGTGATGATCATCGAGGCGCCGGATCACAGCGGATCACGCGCAACGGTGCGCGCGTTAGAAACATTTGCAGAGGTAATGCAGCTACGCGCGCGCCGGGCGCTGGTGGGATTCGCCAACGATACACAGCAGGAAATTGCGCTGCTCTATGATCCGGATGTCCTGAGCGCGGTGCATGATCCGATCGGCGCGGAAACCGGCAAGCGTGGCACGCATGATGCGCCACGATTTGACGGGGTGTTTCGGATTGATCTGGATATTGACGCGACCGAAGATCTGGTGCGGTTTTCCAAGCCGCCGCTGGAGGTCGCACTGCGCACGCATGATGGGGTGGCAGTGCGGCTGATCGGGGTGCATCTGAAATCCAAGGCCCCGCATGGCGCGGTGGACGAGGCCGAAGTGATGCGCATGGCGATTGCCAACCGGCGCAAGCAGTTGGCGCAGGCCGTCTGGCTGCGCGAACGTATCCGGGGACATCTGGAGGCGGGCGAGGCGCTGATCGTGATGGGGGATATGAACGACGGGCCGGGGCTGGACGAGTATGAAAACCTCTTTGGCCGGTCGTCTGTCGAGATAATCCTCGGGGATGGCGAGGCGCGCAACTTGCGGCTCTATGATCCGCATGCGCGCGGTGCGCTGGAGCAAAAGATCGGCGTCGCCCATACGTCGGCGCGGTTTTACCTAGCGCACCGCAAGCGCTATATGCAGGCGCTGCTTGACTACATCATGGTATCGCCCGATCTGCGCGCGCGGCACCCGGTCTGGCGCATCTGGCATCCGTTCGACGACCCGAAGTGTTGGGGCAATGCGGACTTGCGCGAGGCGCTGCTGACCGCATCGGATCATTTCCCGGTGACGCTGGATATTGATCTGGCGTCTTAA
- a CDS encoding molecular chaperone DjiA, with product MSIWVRISEALSSLASGEGLSTVFDKLRTPPERSVAFTIAVIALSAKMAKADGLVTRDEVTAFREVFQIAQGDEAGAARVFNLARTDVAGFEEYATRISRMFGSGSDMLDDLMEGLFHIAMADGTYHPNEDQFLERVAEIFGVAPRDFQVMRSRFVPDAMPDPYTVLDVHPDDPIDDIRAQYRRMVRENHPDQMIARGVPEEAIKLAEKRMVDINRAWEEISRTQTL from the coding sequence ATGTCGATCTGGGTACGCATCTCCGAAGCACTCTCGTCCCTCGCCAGTGGCGAAGGGTTAAGCACGGTTTTTGACAAGCTGCGCACACCGCCAGAGCGCAGCGTCGCGTTTACCATCGCCGTGATCGCCCTCAGCGCCAAGATGGCCAAGGCTGATGGACTGGTGACGCGCGACGAGGTGACAGCCTTTCGCGAAGTGTTCCAGATCGCGCAGGGCGATGAGGCGGGTGCGGCTCGCGTGTTTAACCTGGCGCGGACCGATGTGGCAGGATTCGAGGAATATGCCACCCGCATCAGCCGCATGTTTGGCAGCGGCAGTGACATGCTGGATGATCTGATGGAGGGGTTGTTTCATATCGCGATGGCCGACGGCACCTATCACCCCAACGAAGACCAGTTTCTGGAACGCGTGGCCGAGATTTTCGGTGTTGCCCCTCGGGATTTTCAGGTGATGCGCAGCCGGTTCGTGCCGGATGCGATGCCTGACCCCTACACCGTTCTGGACGTTCACCCCGACGATCCGATTGACGATATTCGCGCGCAGTATCGCCGCATGGTCCGAGAGAACCATCCCGACCAGATGATCGCGCGCGGCGTCCCCGAAGAGGCGATCAAGCTGGCTGAGAAGCGTATGGTCGATATCAACCGCGCGTGGGAAGAGATCAGCCGGACACAGACCCTGTGA
- a CDS encoding GNAT family N-acetyltransferase gives MIIRPAEARDIAQIIDIWNPVIRDTAATFTTEEKTPAGLATTMADRETAGHAFLVATDAAQVLGFATCFPFRGGPGYVRTLEHSVILAPQARGQGCGRALVFALQDAALGAGARHLIAGVSGENLGAVEFHKAIGFRQVGVLPGVGYKFGRWMDLILLQKTLVDLPDNPHETG, from the coding sequence ATGATCATCCGTCCGGCGGAGGCGCGGGATATCGCGCAGATCATCGATATCTGGAACCCGGTCATCCGCGACACTGCGGCCACCTTTACCACCGAGGAAAAGACGCCCGCAGGTCTGGCTACTACGATGGCAGACCGGGAAACGGCGGGGCATGCGTTTCTGGTCGCCACCGACGCAGCGCAGGTTCTGGGCTTCGCCACATGTTTCCCGTTTCGTGGCGGTCCGGGGTATGTGCGTACGTTAGAGCATTCGGTGATCCTAGCGCCGCAGGCGCGCGGGCAGGGATGCGGCCGCGCGCTTGTGTTCGCGTTGCAGGACGCAGCGCTCGGGGCGGGGGCACGGCACCTGATCGCGGGGGTGAGTGGTGAGAACCTTGGCGCTGTGGAATTTCACAAGGCCATCGGATTTCGACAGGTCGGTGTTTTGCCCGGCGTGGGCTACAAGTTCGGCCGCTGGATGGACCTGATCCTGTTGCAGAAAACCCTAGTGGACCTGCCTGACAATCCGCACGAAACTGGGTAG
- a CDS encoding VOC family protein translates to MKLDHIAIACKTLEEGRAVVEEALSVTLQPGGQHDHFGTHNLLLGLANGLYLEVIAIDPEAAPLPYPRWFDLDRFEGAPRLTNWICQVESMTEALSALPEAGKPVALTRGALRWQMAVPGDGALPYDAMFPALIEWGAGVSHPSGLLSPSGCRLKRLVVSHPDAEALAARLRPDLRDPCVVFDTGPAALRAEFETPNGLRVLT, encoded by the coding sequence ATGAAGCTGGATCACATAGCGATTGCCTGCAAGACGCTGGAGGAAGGCCGCGCTGTGGTCGAGGAGGCACTGAGTGTCACGCTACAGCCCGGCGGGCAACATGATCATTTTGGTACGCATAACCTGCTGCTGGGACTGGCGAACGGGCTCTATCTGGAAGTGATCGCGATTGACCCGGAGGCAGCACCGCTGCCCTATCCGCGCTGGTTCGATCTGGACCGGTTCGAAGGTGCCCCGAGACTGACCAATTGGATATGTCAGGTGGAGAGCATGACAGAAGCCCTGTCAGCACTGCCAGAGGCCGGGAAACCCGTAGCACTGACCCGCGGTGCGTTGCGCTGGCAGATGGCAGTGCCCGGCGACGGCGCGTTGCCCTATGACGCCATGTTTCCGGCCTTGATCGAATGGGGGGCAGGCGTGAGCCACCCCAGCGGGTTACTCAGCCCGTCAGGTTGCCGTCTGAAGCGGTTGGTGGTCAGCCATCCGGACGCTGAAGCGCTGGCCGCCCGGCTGCGTCCCGATTTGCGCGATCCTTGCGTGGTGTTTGATACCGGCCCTGCCGCATTGCGCGCCGAATTTGAGACGCCCAACGGCCTGCGCGTGCTGACATGA
- a CDS encoding MAPEG family protein, with protein sequence MNKRAEIMVGMAAGMLWGLALLWVAGQYVTLPVFALMPTIMTAFLLPGLFMLLVIGRLAQRRYFDDTIIDGQPFAPASGAAIDQRVLTNTTEQLVLALAIWPAAAVLLAGQGPGVIATLGIGFVIARLLFWVGYHVSPPLRAFGFAATFYPTILVALWALARLAFGGG encoded by the coding sequence ATGAACAAGCGTGCAGAGATCATGGTCGGAATGGCCGCCGGGATGTTATGGGGGCTGGCGTTGCTGTGGGTGGCGGGACAATACGTCACGTTGCCGGTTTTCGCGTTGATGCCCACGATCATGACCGCGTTTCTCTTGCCCGGACTGTTCATGTTATTGGTGATCGGTCGGTTGGCGCAGCGGCGCTATTTTGACGACACCATCATCGACGGGCAGCCATTTGCGCCCGCATCCGGGGCCGCGATTGATCAGCGGGTTCTGACGAACACCACCGAACAATTGGTGCTGGCGCTCGCGATCTGGCCCGCTGCGGCGGTCCTGCTGGCAGGGCAGGGGCCGGGCGTTATAGCGACCTTGGGCATTGGATTCGTCATTGCGCGGTTGCTGTTCTGGGTTGGCTACCATGTGTCGCCTCCGCTGCGCGCCTTTGGTTTTGCGGCGACGTTTTATCCGACGATTCTGGTGGCACTCTGGGCGCTGGCACGGCTGGCGTTCGGCGGGGGCTGA
- the scpA gene encoding methylmalonyl-CoA mutase: MTSNKDDWHDLAAKELRGRAPEDLIWHTLEGIDVKPLYTEEDTAGLDHMGGIPGAAPFTRGVKATMYAGRPWTIRQYAGFSTAEESNAFYRRNLAAGQQGVSVAFDLATHRGYDSDHPRVDGDVGKAGVAIDSVEDMKILFDGIPLDTVSVSMTMNGAVIPVLASFIVAGEEQGHARSVLSGTIQNDILKEFMVRNTYIYPPEPSMRIVSDIIEYTSDEMPKFNSISISGYHMQEAGANLVQELAYTLADGREYVRAAIEAGMDVDKFAGRLSFFFAIGMNFFMEAAKLRAARLLWHKIMTEFGAQNDRSKMLRTHCQTSGVSLQEQDPYNNVIRTAYEAMSAALGGTQSLHTNALDEAMALPTDFSARIARNTQLILQEETGVTNVVDPLAGSYYVESLTAELVEKAWALIEEVEEMGGMTKAVASGMPKLRIEESAATRQAMIDRGTEVIVGVNKYRRESEDPIDLLDIDNSAVRDSQVARLEKIRASRDESACTAALDELSRRAKEGGNLLEAAVEAARARATVGEISMSMEKVFGRHRAEVKTLAGVYGAAYEGDEGFAAIQKSVEDFAEAEGRRPRMLVVKMGQDGHDRGAKVIATAFADIGFDVDVGPLFQTPEEAAQDAVDNDVHVIGISSQAAGHKTLAPKLVAALKAQDAGDILVICGGVIPQQDYEFLKNAGVKAIFGPGTNIPEAAQDILRLIREARS, translated from the coding sequence ATGACATCGAACAAAGACGACTGGCATGATCTGGCCGCCAAGGAACTACGCGGGCGTGCGCCCGAAGATCTGATCTGGCACACGCTGGAAGGGATCGACGTCAAGCCGCTCTATACCGAAGAGGACACTGCCGGACTGGACCACATGGGCGGCATTCCGGGGGCGGCGCCCTTTACCAGAGGCGTCAAGGCCACGATGTATGCCGGGCGTCCCTGGACGATCCGCCAATATGCCGGATTTTCCACGGCAGAGGAATCGAATGCCTTTTACCGTCGTAATCTGGCCGCCGGTCAGCAGGGTGTGAGCGTCGCGTTCGATCTGGCCACCCACCGCGGATATGACAGCGACCACCCGCGCGTCGACGGTGACGTGGGCAAGGCCGGCGTGGCCATCGATTCTGTCGAGGATATGAAAATCCTCTTTGATGGTATTCCGCTGGATACCGTCAGTGTCAGCATGACGATGAATGGTGCCGTAATCCCGGTTTTGGCCAGTTTTATCGTCGCGGGCGAGGAACAGGGACATGCGCGCAGCGTTCTGTCCGGCACCATCCAGAATGACATTCTCAAGGAATTCATGGTGCGCAACACCTATATTTATCCCCCGGAACCCTCGATGCGGATCGTGTCGGATATCATCGAATACACTTCTGACGAGATGCCAAAGTTCAATTCGATCTCGATCTCGGGCTACCATATGCAAGAAGCTGGTGCCAATCTGGTTCAGGAACTGGCCTATACGCTGGCCGACGGGCGTGAATATGTGCGCGCCGCGATCGAGGCGGGGATGGATGTCGATAAATTTGCAGGGCGGCTGTCGTTCTTCTTTGCAATTGGCATGAATTTTTTCATGGAAGCGGCCAAACTGCGCGCGGCGCGACTGCTATGGCATAAGATTATGACCGAGTTTGGCGCACAGAATGACCGGTCCAAGATGTTGCGGACCCATTGCCAGACCAGCGGCGTCAGTCTGCAAGAGCAAGACCCTTATAACAACGTCATCCGCACCGCATATGAGGCGATGAGTGCCGCGCTGGGCGGCACCCAGTCGCTGCACACCAACGCGCTGGATGAGGCGATGGCGCTGCCCACCGATTTCAGCGCGCGGATTGCCCGCAACACGCAGCTCATTCTGCAAGAGGAAACCGGCGTCACCAACGTCGTCGATCCGCTGGCGGGCAGCTACTATGTCGAGAGCCTGACCGCCGAGTTGGTCGAAAAAGCGTGGGCGTTGATCGAGGAAGTCGAGGAAATGGGCGGCATGACCAAGGCCGTGGCCAGCGGCATGCCCAAGCTGCGGATCGAGGAATCGGCTGCCACCCGGCAGGCGATGATCGACCGGGGCACCGAGGTGATCGTCGGCGTAAACAAATACCGCCGCGAAAGCGAAGATCCGATTGATCTGCTGGATATCGACAATTCGGCTGTGCGCGACAGCCAAGTCGCCAGACTGGAAAAAATCCGCGCGTCACGCGACGAATCGGCCTGCACTGCCGCGCTGGACGAACTGTCGCGCCGCGCCAAAGAAGGCGGCAACTTGTTAGAGGCCGCAGTCGAGGCGGCGCGCGCACGGGCCACCGTAGGAGAGATCAGCATGAGTATGGAAAAAGTATTCGGACGTCACCGCGCCGAGGTAAAGACGCTGGCCGGTGTCTATGGCGCCGCCTACGAGGGCGACGAAGGGTTCGCCGCGATCCAGAAATCGGTCGAGGATTTCGCCGAAGCCGAGGGCCGCCGCCCGCGCATGCTGGTGGTCAAGATGGGGCAGGACGGCCATGACCGGGGCGCCAAGGTGATTGCCACAGCCTTTGCCGATATCGGGTTCGACGTGGATGTGGGGCCGCTTTTCCAGACGCCAGAAGAGGCCGCACAGGATGCCGTGGACAATGATGTGCATGTGATCGGGATCAGCAGTCAGGCGGCAGGACACAAAACACTGGCGCCCAAGCTGGTCGCGGCGCTGAAGGCGCAGGACGCGGGGGATATTCTGGTGATCTGTGGCGGGGTCATTCCGCAACAGGATTACGAGTTCCTGAAGAACGCTGGCGTCAAGGCAATATTCGGGCCGGGCACGAACATTCCAGAGGCGGCACAGGATATTCTGCGGCTGATCCGCGAGGCGCGCAGCTAG
- a CDS encoding DUF4174 domain-containing protein, which yields MKQLLALVIACIIAAPLAAEEVAVVPEQSIFVDGTDVDLNEFLWKNRPLVIFADSEFDQRFVRQMELLNARLDELAERDVVILTDTDPSAQSPLRERLRPRGFMLALIVKDGTIYLRKPFPWDVREITRTIDKLPMRQQEIRERREAG from the coding sequence ATGAAACAGTTGCTGGCCCTTGTTATTGCTTGCATTATCGCAGCGCCTCTGGCGGCCGAAGAGGTTGCCGTGGTGCCTGAGCAGAGTATTTTCGTCGATGGTACAGACGTCGATTTGAATGAATTTTTATGGAAAAATCGCCCGCTTGTGATCTTTGCCGATAGTGAATTCGACCAGCGTTTTGTTCGGCAGATGGAATTACTGAACGCACGGCTGGACGAACTGGCAGAGCGTGATGTCGTCATTCTGACCGACACCGACCCATCAGCGCAAAGCCCCCTGCGCGAGCGGTTGCGCCCGCGTGGTTTCATGTTGGCGCTGATCGTTAAGGACGGCACGATATACCTGCGCAAGCCGTTTCCATGGGACGTGCGCGAAATCACCCGCACCATCGACAAACTGCCGATGCGCCAGCAGGAAATCCGCGAACGCCGCGAGGCAGGCTGA
- a CDS encoding acetyl-CoA carboxylase biotin carboxylase subunit, whose protein sequence is MFKKILIANRGEIACRVIKTAREMGIATVAIYSDADRNALHVRMADEAVHIGPPPANESYIVIDKVMDAIRQTGAEAVHPGYGFLSENSKFAEALEAAGVAFIGPPKGAIEAMGDKITSKKIAQEAEVSTVPGYMGLIEDADEAVKISNQVGYPVMIKASAGGGGKGMRIAWNDDEAREGFQSSKNEAANSFGDDRIFIEKFVTQPRHIEIQVLCDAHGNGIYLGERECSIQRRNQKVIEEAPSPFLDAETRKAMGEQAVALAQAVDYTSAGTVEFIVDGDRNFYFLEMNTRLQVEHPVTELITGVDLVEQMIRVANGEALSITQDDVKLNGWAMESRLYAEDPYRGFLPSIGRLTRYRPPESLNVEGAIVRNDTGVYEGGEISMYYDPMIAKLCTWGPDRAAAIEGMRNALDAFEVEGIGHNLPFLSAVMDHPKFISGNITTAFIEEEYPDGFNGVDLDDDALRRIAASCAAMHRVAEIRRTRVSGRMDNHERHVGEDWVVTLQGQRHAVSINAYKGGATVRFEGGSEVKVRSDWTPGDQLATLDVDGTPLVLKVGKVSGGFRIRSRGADMKVHVRTPRQADLAQLMPEKEAPDTSRMLLCPMPGLIVKVNVAVGDEVQEGQALCTIEAMKMENILRAERKAVVSKINAGAGDSLAVDDVIMEFE, encoded by the coding sequence ATGTTCAAGAAAATCCTGATTGCCAACCGTGGCGAAATCGCCTGCCGGGTTATCAAAACCGCGCGCGAAATGGGCATCGCGACGGTTGCCATCTACTCGGACGCTGATCGCAACGCCCTGCATGTCCGCATGGCGGACGAAGCGGTGCATATCGGCCCGCCCCCCGCAAACGAGAGCTATATCGTTATCGACAAGGTGATGGACGCGATCCGCCAGACCGGCGCCGAGGCCGTGCATCCCGGCTATGGGTTTCTGTCGGAAAACAGCAAATTTGCCGAGGCGCTTGAGGCCGCAGGTGTTGCCTTTATCGGGCCGCCTAAAGGGGCGATCGAGGCAATGGGCGACAAGATCACCAGCAAGAAGATCGCGCAGGAGGCCGAGGTTAGCACTGTCCCGGGTTACATGGGGTTGATCGAGGACGCCGATGAGGCTGTCAAAATCTCGAACCAGGTCGGCTACCCGGTGATGATCAAGGCCAGCGCCGGCGGTGGCGGCAAGGGGATGCGCATCGCGTGGAATGACGACGAGGCACGCGAGGGTTTCCAGAGTTCCAAGAACGAAGCGGCCAACAGCTTTGGCGATGATCGGATTTTCATCGAGAAGTTTGTCACCCAGCCGCGCCACATCGAGATTCAGGTGCTGTGCGACGCGCATGGCAATGGCATCTATCTGGGCGAGCGCGAATGCAGCATTCAACGCCGTAACCAGAAGGTCATCGAAGAGGCACCCAGCCCGTTTTTGGACGCCGAGACCCGCAAGGCGATGGGCGAGCAGGCCGTCGCATTGGCGCAGGCGGTGGATTACACCAGCGCGGGCACGGTCGAATTCATCGTGGATGGGGACCGGAATTTTTACTTTCTTGAGATGAACACCCGTTTGCAGGTGGAGCATCCTGTGACCGAACTGATCACCGGGGTCGATCTGGTCGAACAGATGATCCGCGTCGCCAATGGCGAGGCGCTGAGCATCACGCAGGACGATGTGAAGCTGAACGGCTGGGCAATGGAGAGCCGTCTTTATGCCGAGGATCCCTATCGCGGGTTCCTGCCTTCTATCGGGCGGCTGACGCGCTATCGTCCGCCGGAATCCCTGAACGTCGAAGGGGCCATCGTGCGCAACGATACCGGTGTGTACGAGGGCGGCGAAATCAGCATGTATTATGACCCCATGATCGCCAAACTCTGCACTTGGGGGCCAGACCGCGCGGCGGCCATTGAAGGGATGCGCAACGCGCTTGATGCGTTCGAAGTCGAAGGCATCGGCCATAACCTGCCGTTCCTCAGCGCAGTGATGGATCATCCCAAGTTTATCTCGGGCAACATCACCACGGCCTTCATCGAAGAAGAATATCCCGATGGGTTCAATGGTGTTGATCTGGACGATGACGCGCTGCGCCGTATTGCGGCCTCTTGTGCTGCGATGCACCGGGTTGCCGAAATTCGGCGCACCCGCGTGTCGGGCCGGATGGACAACCACGAGCGCCATGTTGGCGAGGATTGGGTCGTGACGCTGCAAGGGCAACGCCACGCGGTTTCGATCAACGCCTACAAGGGCGGCGCGACTGTGCGTTTCGAGGGTGGCAGCGAGGTCAAGGTACGCAGCGACTGGACGCCGGGCGACCAGTTGGCGACGCTTGATGTGGACGGGACGCCACTGGTGCTGAAGGTCGGCAAAGTGTCGGGCGGGTTCCGCATCCGCAGCCGCGGCGCGGATATGAAAGTGCACGTGCGCACGCCGCGTCAGGCCGACCTGGCCCAGCTGATGCCCGAGAAAGAGGCACCTGACACGTCGCGGATGCTGCTGTGTCCGATGCCGGGTCTGATCGTCAAGGTCAATGTGGCCGTCGGCGATGAGGTGCAGGAAGGGCAGGCGCTCTGCACGATTGAGGCGATGAAAATGGAGAACATCCTGCGCGCCGAGCGGAAGGCGGTCGTCAGTAAGATCAACGCCGGTGCAGGCGACAGTCTGGCGGTGGACGATGTGATCATGGAATTCGAATAA